A single region of the Schizosaccharomyces osmophilus chromosome 3, complete sequence genome encodes:
- the met10 gene encoding sulfite reductase NADPH flavoprotein subunit: MSNTPESMVKCDSSHQVIEDIVYSLSNHIFSYAEHVPLNHYLTHWNKNGRQNGFSNNVELFNLEARSGAPGLLLGSYTAAISSPGVYSMITPSSCLSLMNPLISNIGLFYGTSKPLVLHVAALDYVDQAYRTDNNSVLDFAYLNNFTVFTSQSNVEAAHMALASTIAAKTSPTVHVYEPDAIATALAPGLPNLDVGAVVDCFNSFSTNEDPVQNAANALTHINDHFSTNYKPVEYEGSSSASKVFVTFGKTETMAARNLLAANQDLGLLSIRTFPFSVEDLHRSLPITCKRVVVISQVRSTAVSSPSFYYSSILASLLDTESLQFSVEEHRYAVKESLTTESLYDALSDHLSLNYAVSTASKVEKTVNFWELDTSEYYVPHLVSTHRTDQSRSVAFRTLYDNLVLAGVRFTTVQLSTQNAFLTDITHGLNADISVVVNDKIPSYYKVLANAAEHSVCLLQTTISHEEAASKLPYEFLTDILNKDIKLILVNPKKFVINGSNLPILSAYIQLFKPGLGSEEAFSILCKEKGFNETIRNSALDSLKEALAFVNVEKAAIEAREPSDKQLPTRAVETSFGPNPIKSLEEDVAPRTTSWETLAQQMMFPEAYNKQDALRPDVSERAYTVRVKSNKRLTPSTYSRNIFHIEFDLGNSGLTYDIGEALGVYGVNNKAHVVDFINEYGLNANELIQVPSIFYKGHWETRTVYQALSQNLDIFGKPTKKFYEQLAHYETDEKERSDLDTLVSPVGAPDFKRRAEVDMLTYADVLKEYKHAKLNASDLAVIVPSIKRREYSISSSQRKHKDSVHLLIVVVDWKDGMGRDRYGQCSHYLSSLRVGDPVTVAVKTSVMKLPKSPEKPIVMAGLGTGLAPFRAFLQFKEWQRLQGIPSGDVVLYLGSRTQREEYLYGEDWEAYHAANLLTFVGQAFSRDQPYKIYIQDVMRSSKELLKKTLVDEGGSFYLCGPTWPLPEITSVLEEVIQSAHSEPVNARNIIEQWKEERRFVIEVY; the protein is encoded by the coding sequence ATGTCTAATACCCCAGAAAGCATGGTGAAGTGCGATTCATCTCATCAAGTGATTGAGGATATTGTGTATTCTCTTTCAAACCATATCTTCTCATACGCCGAGCACGTTCCTTTGAACCACTACTTAACCCATTGGAATAAGAATGGTCGTCAAAACGGGTTTTCAAACAATGTAGAATTGTTTAATTTGGAAGCTCGTTCTGGCGCCCCCGGATTATTGCTGGGATCTTATACAGCTGCCATTTCCTCACCCGGCGTGTATTCTATGATTACTCCCTCCAGTTGCCTCTCTTTAATGAATCCTTTGATCTCAAACATTGGACTTTTCTACGGCACTAGCAAACCTCTTGTTTTGCACGTTGCTGCTTTGGATTATGTTGACCAAGCGTACCGTACCGACAACAACAGTGTACTCGACTTTGCCTACTTGAACAACTTTACCGTGTTCACTTCCCAGTCGAATGTGGAAGCTGCTCATATGGCTCTTGCTAGCACAATTGCGGCCAAGACAAGTCCCACTGTCCATGTTTATGAGCCCGACGCAATTGCTACAGCTTTGGCCCCTGGCCTTCCTAATCTCGATGTTGGGGCTGTTGTTGATTGCTTCAACTCATTTTCCACCAATGAAGATCCTGTTCAGAATGCCGCCAACGCTTTGACTCATATCAACGACCATTTTTCCACTAATTACAAGCCAGTCGAATATGAAGGTTCTTCATCTGCTTCCAAGGTCTTTGTTACTTTTGGAAAGACAGAAACTATGGCTGCTCGTAATTTACTTGCTGCCAATCAGGATTTAGGATTGCTTTCTATTCGTACCTTCCCCTTTTCGGTTGAGGATTTGCATCGCAGCCTTCCTATTACTTGCAAGAGAGTTGTCGTCATTTCCCAAGTCCGCTCGACTGCCGTTAGctctccttctttttactaTTCTTCTATTCTCGCAAGCTTGTTGGACACTGAAAGTCTTCAGTTTTCTGTGGAAGAGCACCGTTATGCTGTCAAAGAATCATTAACTACTGAGTCTCTTTACGACGCTCTTTCCGACCATTTGAGTCTCAATTACGCTGTTTCCACGGCTTCCAAGGTAGAAAAGACTGTAAATTTCTGGGAACTCGACACTTCTGAATATTACGTTCCTCACTTGGTGTCTACTCACAGAACCGACCAATCAAGGTCTGTCGCTTTTCGTACCTTGTACGACAATTTGGTGCTTGCAGGTGTTCGATTTACCACCGTTCAGCTTTCAACTCAAAACGCTTTTCTTACTGATATCACCCATGGTTTGAATGCAGATATTTCTGTGGTGGTGAACGATAAGATACCATCCTATTATAAAGTTCTAGCCAATGCTGCTGAGCACTCTGTTTGTTTGCTCCAGACTACCATCTCTCATGAGGAGGCTGCCTCTAAACTTCCTTATGAGTTTTTGACtgatattttgaataaagaTATCAAGTTGATTCTCGTTAATCCCAAGAAATTTGTTATCAATGGTTCTAATCTACCAATTTTGAGTGCCTATATCCAGCTATTCAAACCCGGATTAGGTTCTGAGGAAGCCTTTAGTATCCTTTGCAAGGAGAAGGGATTCAATGAAACTATTCGCAATAGTGCCCTTGATTCTTTGAAGGAGGCTTTGGCTTTTGTTAATGTGGAGAAAGCAGCAATTGAAGCACGCGAACCCAGCGACAAGCAATTGCCCACACGTGCCGTTGAAACATCTTTTGGTCCTAACCCTATCAAATCTCTTGAGGAAGATGTTGCACCACGAACCACCAGTTGGGAGACTCTTGCTCAACAAATGATGTTCCCGGAAGCTTACAATAAGCAAGATGCTTTACGTCCTGATGTTTCGGAACGCGCATACACTGTACGAGTGAAGTCCAATAAGCGTCTTACGCCTTCTACATATAGCCGTAACATTTTCCATATCGAGTTTGACCTTGGCAATTCGGGGCTGACTTATGACATTGGAGAAGCTCTTGGTGTATACGGTGTGAATAACAAAGCACACGTTGTCGATTTTATTAATGAGTACGGCTTAAATGCCAATGAACTCATTCAGGTGCCTTCTATCTTCTACAAGGGTCACTGGGAAACCCGCACTGTTTACCAAGCCTTATCTCAAAACCTTGacatttttggaaaaccaaCGAAGAAGTTTTACGAACAATTGGCTCATTATGAAACcgatgaaaaagaacgcTCGGATCTCGATACTTTAGTCAGTCCTGTTGGTGCTCCCGATTTTAAGCGCCGTGCTGAAGTTGACATGCTTACGTATGCCGatgttttgaaggaataCAAACATGCAAAATTGAATGCATCTGATTTGGCAGTTATCGTTCCTTCTATCAAGCGCCGTGaatattcaatttcttcttcccaaAGGAAGCACAAGGACAGCGTTCATTTGCTAATTGTCGTTGTTGACTGGAAGGATGGTATGGGACGTGACCGTTACGGACAATGCTCTCATTATTTGTCAAGTTTGCGAGTTGGTGATCCTGTTACAGTTGCAGTGAAAACGTCTGTCATGAAGCTGCCTAAATCTCCAGAGAAGCCCATCGTAATGGCTGGACTTGGTACAGGATTGGCACCTTTCCGAGCATTTTTGCAGTTCAAGGAATGGCAACGACTCCAAGGCATTCCCTCTGGAGACGTCGTGCTTTACTTGGGTTCACGTACCCAGCGTGAAGAATACTTGTATGGTGAAGACTGGGAAGCGTATCACGCTGCCAATTTATTAACATTTGTCGGACAAGCTTTCAGTCGTGATCAACCGTACAAGATTTATATCCAAGACGTTATGCGATCTTCCAAGGAACTGCTGAAGAAGACTTTGGTAGATGAAGGAGGTTCATTCTATTTGTGTGGTCCTACATGGCCATTGCCCGAAATCACCAGTGTATTAGAAGAGGTGATTCAAAGTGCTCATTCCGAGCCTGTTAACGCTCGTAATATCATTGAGCAATGGAAGGAGGAACGCCGCTTCGTAATTGAagtttattaa